In the genome of Variibacter gotjawalensis, one region contains:
- a CDS encoding DnaJ domain-containing protein, translating to MPQLLIAIAIVFFLYFGLQWLKNAKPNQVRDGLKTAGGVAALGIAGLFAVRGQIAIAAPLAMGAMALLGWIPGLPASWTQRWNKTPGQVSRVRTAFVEMELSHDTGEMQGVILAGPYEGTSLDALNVPTLVRLLADIDDESRALLAAYLDRRDSRWRENGDPGQAAGSGVAAGGGGPMTPEEAYQVLGLEAGASADDITRAHRNLMKKIHPDQGGSTYLAARVNMAKDVLLRRHA from the coding sequence ATGCCGCAACTTCTGATCGCGATCGCGATCGTCTTCTTCCTCTATTTCGGACTGCAGTGGCTTAAGAACGCCAAGCCGAACCAGGTGCGCGATGGCTTGAAGACCGCCGGCGGTGTCGCGGCGCTCGGCATCGCGGGGCTGTTCGCGGTTCGCGGCCAGATCGCAATCGCGGCGCCGCTCGCGATGGGCGCGATGGCCTTGCTCGGCTGGATTCCGGGATTGCCCGCGAGTTGGACGCAGCGCTGGAATAAGACGCCTGGCCAGGTCTCGCGCGTACGCACGGCCTTCGTCGAGATGGAACTCTCGCACGACACTGGCGAGATGCAGGGTGTGATCTTGGCCGGCCCCTACGAGGGAACCTCGCTCGATGCGCTCAACGTGCCGACGCTGGTGCGTCTGCTGGCCGACATCGACGACGAGAGCCGCGCCCTACTTGCAGCTTATCTTGACCGCCGGGATTCCCGCTGGCGTGAAAACGGTGATCCGGGTCAAGCAGCGGGGAGCGGCGTGGCGGCTGGCGGCGGGGGCCCAATGACGCCAGAGGAGGCCTATCAGGTCCTTGGCTTGGAAGCCGGCGCGAGCGCCGACGACATCACGCGCGCGCATCGGAACCTGATGAAGAAAATCCATCCCGACCAAGGGGGATCGACGTACCTTGCGGCTCGCGTCAACATGGCCAAGGACGTTTTGCTGCGCCGACATGCGTGA
- a CDS encoding D-alanyl-D-alanine carboxypeptidase, translating to MRSKKFRTGTRIAVFALAAVVAVVALGSDPADARRRHKKFRAVGYAPAYAAIVVDANTGQVMHDESADQRRHPASLTKIMTLYMLFEQLESGKLRLDSRLPVSSHAASMAPTKLGLRPGQTIEAEDAIKALVTRSANDAAAVIAEAIGGEEEDFARMMTRKARSLGMSRTVYKNASGLPDMEQITTARDQAILGRAIQERFPRYYRYFNTRQFVYRGRPIGNHNRLLGRVEGVDGIKTGYTRASGFNLVSSMKRGNRHIVAVVLGGRSGGARDARMRHLLEDNIVEASARRTAPRMIEVADNDAPAKPQRVAVAEAPRATASVPQTFAMMAPVAAPAPSVGSAEPIRPTLVKTLTVKRGPAAQAAAPAPVAAPQRVASLGDTPIISEPRSPRALPKGEWVIQIGAFPAETQAQERLKEARSLASSALGRAEPFTERVTKGDTTLFRARFAGFDRDRAEAACKQLKRSEINCLAMKN from the coding sequence ATGCGTTCAAAAAAATTTCGGACCGGCACGCGTATCGCCGTGTTCGCTCTTGCTGCTGTTGTCGCGGTCGTTGCCCTCGGATCTGATCCGGCAGATGCACGCCGCCGTCACAAGAAATTCCGCGCCGTCGGCTATGCACCCGCTTATGCAGCGATCGTCGTCGACGCGAATACGGGCCAAGTGATGCATGACGAGAGCGCCGACCAGCGCCGTCATCCAGCCTCGCTCACGAAAATCATGACTCTCTATATGCTGTTCGAGCAGCTGGAGTCCGGCAAGCTGCGACTCGACAGCCGCCTTCCGGTCTCGTCGCATGCCGCCTCGATGGCGCCGACAAAGCTAGGCCTGCGCCCGGGCCAGACGATCGAAGCCGAAGACGCGATCAAGGCGCTCGTCACGCGTTCGGCCAACGACGCTGCCGCCGTGATCGCCGAAGCGATCGGCGGGGAAGAGGAAGATTTCGCGCGTATGATGACGCGCAAGGCGCGCTCGCTCGGTATGTCCCGCACGGTCTATAAAAATGCGTCGGGTCTTCCCGACATGGAGCAGATTACGACGGCGCGCGATCAGGCGATCCTCGGCCGCGCGATCCAGGAACGCTTCCCGCGCTACTATCGCTACTTCAACACGCGCCAGTTCGTGTATCGCGGCCGCCCAATCGGCAACCACAACCGTCTGCTCGGCCGCGTCGAAGGTGTCGACGGCATTAAGACGGGTTACACGCGCGCTTCGGGCTTCAATCTCGTGTCGTCGATGAAGCGAGGCAATCGCCACATCGTCGCCGTCGTGCTCGGCGGACGTTCGGGTGGCGCGCGCGATGCGCGCATGCGTCACCTTCTCGAGGACAATATCGTCGAGGCTTCGGCCCGCCGCACCGCGCCGCGCATGATCGAAGTTGCCGACAACGATGCGCCGGCGAAGCCGCAGCGTGTCGCCGTCGCGGAAGCGCCGCGCGCGACCGCATCGGTGCCGCAGACTTTCGCCATGATGGCTCCGGTTGCCGCGCCGGCTCCGTCGGTGGGCTCGGCCGAGCCGATCCGTCCGACGCTGGTGAAGACTTTGACGGTCAAGCGCGGTCCGGCGGCTCAAGCTGCTGCACCGGCGCCGGTCGCTGCTCCGCAGCGCGTCGCTTCGCTCGGCGATACGCCGATCATCAGCGAGCCGCGTTCGCCGCGTGCTCTGCCGAAAGGCGAATGGGTTATTCAGATCGGTGCATTCCCGGCTGAGACGCAGGCGCAGGAGCGTCTGAAGGAAGCGCGTTCGCTCGCGAGCAGCGCTCTCGGCCGCGCCGAGCCGTTCACGGAACGCGTCACGAAGGGCGACACCACGCTCTTCCGCGCACGCTTCGCGGGCTTCGATCGCGACCGCGCTGAGGCTGCGTGCAAGCAGCTAAAGCGCAGCGAGATCAACTGCCTCGCGATGAAAAACTAA
- a CDS encoding phasin family protein, whose product MKNLDDMQAVSREGMEAATQSMAAASQGAQTIATEFADYARRSVEQSAAAFEQMTGVRSMERAMEVQANFAKSAYESFIAQAAKFNEIYTDIAKQSFKPVEDYVSKAKPKG is encoded by the coding sequence ATGAAAAATCTCGACGACATGCAGGCCGTCAGCCGCGAAGGCATGGAAGCCGCTACGCAGTCGATGGCTGCCGCCTCGCAAGGCGCGCAGACGATCGCGACCGAATTCGCCGACTACGCCCGCCGCTCGGTCGAACAGAGCGCTGCCGCGTTCGAGCAGATGACCGGCGTTCGCTCGATGGAGCGCGCGATGGAAGTTCAGGCGAATTTCGCCAAGAGCGCCTACGAGTCCTTCATCGCGCAGGCCGCAAAATTCAACGAGATCTACACCGACATCGCCAAGCAGAGCTTCAAGCCGGTCGAGGATTACGTGAGCAAGGCAAAGCCGAAGGGCTAA
- a CDS encoding TadE/TadG family type IV pilus assembly protein produces the protein MFYRFGADTRGNIAIMFAFLLVPLIGAVGFSVDYGRATYTRSSLQNAIDAAALMVARELKKNPAMTAESVQTSGQKFFDAQFNRRFTDSATVTVTYISGRATTDGKSRVKIHATSAVDTTLMRLLGSGSVPIAANTEVVWGMKRLEIALALDNTGSMKGDKMTELKTATRKLLNELFLAAKKPGDTRVAIVPFSTDVNIGIHNVSATWLDWSDWELENRQKVCVSSGGEKICEKRAKPHSAWNGCVFDRDKSFDVQDDPPSTADLKTMYQPHQADNCPAEILPLTDILASGAWSPSELTSTKPNSTFGKKVDSLSPSGDTNVTIGLVWAWHALTKQNPLTEASDDVEDLEKIVILLTDGDNKQNRWGDHSKRNNIDDRTALACQNFKQSGSRRTIYTVRIIDGNADLLRNCASQPSFFYDVKSASDLSATFVAIAQNLTLLAISK, from the coding sequence ATGTTTTATCGGTTTGGCGCGGACACGCGCGGCAACATTGCCATCATGTTTGCCTTTTTGCTGGTGCCGTTGATCGGGGCTGTCGGTTTCTCGGTCGATTACGGCCGCGCGACGTACACGCGCTCGTCCCTACAGAACGCGATCGATGCGGCAGCGTTGATGGTTGCGCGTGAGTTGAAGAAGAATCCAGCGATGACTGCGGAGTCGGTTCAAACAAGCGGGCAAAAATTCTTCGACGCTCAGTTTAATCGGCGATTCACAGATTCAGCCACAGTCACCGTTACGTATATCAGCGGACGCGCGACGACAGATGGAAAATCCAGGGTGAAGATTCATGCGACATCTGCGGTTGATACAACATTGATGAGGCTGCTCGGTAGCGGCAGTGTCCCGATCGCCGCGAATACCGAAGTCGTCTGGGGTATGAAGCGTTTGGAGATCGCACTGGCGCTCGACAACACCGGATCAATGAAGGGAGACAAAATGACCGAGTTGAAAACCGCAACTCGCAAGCTATTGAATGAGCTGTTTCTCGCCGCCAAGAAGCCTGGTGACACCAGGGTTGCGATCGTTCCGTTCAGTACGGACGTGAACATTGGGATCCACAACGTGAGCGCGACATGGCTCGACTGGAGTGACTGGGAACTCGAGAATAGACAAAAAGTCTGTGTTTCTAGTGGGGGGGAAAAAATCTGCGAAAAAAGAGCGAAGCCCCATTCCGCTTGGAATGGATGTGTTTTCGACCGCGACAAGTCTTTTGACGTGCAAGACGATCCCCCCAGCACGGCCGATTTGAAAACGATGTATCAGCCTCATCAGGCGGACAACTGCCCAGCCGAAATTTTGCCGCTCACCGATATTCTCGCAAGTGGGGCATGGTCGCCATCCGAATTGACCAGCACGAAGCCGAATTCGACGTTCGGGAAGAAGGTGGACTCTCTATCGCCATCCGGCGACACGAATGTGACGATAGGTCTAGTTTGGGCCTGGCATGCGCTGACCAAACAGAATCCACTGACAGAAGCATCCGACGACGTCGAGGATCTCGAGAAAATCGTGATCCTCCTGACCGATGGCGACAATAAACAGAACCGCTGGGGCGACCACTCAAAACGCAATAATATAGATGATCGCACAGCGCTTGCGTGTCAGAACTTCAAGCAGTCCGGCAGCAGACGTACGATTTACACAGTCCGCATCATCGACGGGAATGCTGATCTGCTTCGCAACTGTGCGTCTCAGCCATCGTTTTTTTATGATGTTAAGAGCGCGTCGGATTTGAGTGCGACCTTCGTCGCCATTGCGCAAAACCTAACTCTGCTTGCGATATCCAAATAG
- a CDS encoding pilus assembly protein, translated as MAIMFGFMVIPLIGAAGLSIDYGRATYTRASLQSSMDAAALMLARDLKSNPTVTAAFVQTRGQQYFDAQFNKRFTDSATVTVQYINGRTEVDGKSRVKMTASTAVDTTLMKLVGANGVQISSQAEVVWGIKRLEVALALDNTGSMASSNKMTELKTATRKLLDELYQAAKKIGDVKVAIIPFATDVNVGTSNANATWLDWTAWEASNRQTVCTGSGFNRVCTSQPKPRSAWNGCVWDRDRGTKSNKATWYDTLDIAPTITDAKTLYQAHQADDCPVSILPLTDILSAGAWSSSDLNNTVNPSSTLAKKVNSMTPTGNTNVTIGMAWAWHALTKQSVLTEASDEAEDLEKIVILLTDGDNTENRWGGPDPRDGNDPSMDTRTAQACEAFKVSGERRTIYSVRVINGNADLLRNCATKEAYFYDVKNASQLSTAFVAIAQNLTKLAITQ; from the coding sequence ATGGCTATCATGTTCGGTTTCATGGTCATCCCTTTGATCGGGGCGGCCGGGCTCTCGATCGACTATGGTCGCGCCACCTACACACGAGCATCGCTGCAAAGCTCGATGGATGCTGCTGCGTTGATGCTGGCGCGAGATCTGAAGAGCAATCCGACCGTGACTGCTGCTTTCGTGCAAACGCGCGGCCAGCAGTATTTCGACGCGCAATTCAACAAGCGCTTCACCGACTCCGCGACAGTGACCGTTCAGTACATCAACGGTCGCACCGAGGTGGACGGAAAGTCGCGTGTCAAGATGACAGCCTCCACCGCAGTCGACACCACTTTGATGAAGCTTGTCGGAGCGAACGGAGTACAGATCTCAAGTCAAGCTGAGGTCGTTTGGGGGATCAAACGACTGGAAGTCGCGCTGGCGCTTGACAACACGGGCTCGATGGCCAGCAGCAACAAGATGACGGAGCTGAAGACCGCCACTCGTAAGCTTTTGGACGAGCTGTATCAGGCGGCAAAAAAGATCGGCGACGTGAAAGTTGCTATCATCCCGTTCGCGACTGACGTGAACGTGGGAACGAGCAACGCAAACGCGACCTGGCTCGATTGGACCGCTTGGGAAGCCAGCAACCGTCAAACCGTGTGCACGGGTAGTGGATTTAACCGAGTTTGCACTTCACAGCCGAAGCCTCGGTCGGCGTGGAACGGCTGTGTCTGGGATCGCGACCGCGGCACGAAGAGCAACAAGGCGACCTGGTATGATACGTTGGACATTGCTCCGACGATTACGGACGCTAAAACTTTGTACCAAGCGCATCAGGCTGATGACTGTCCCGTTTCCATACTGCCGCTGACTGACATCCTTTCGGCTGGAGCCTGGTCGTCTTCTGATCTTAACAATACCGTAAATCCGAGTTCGACCCTCGCCAAGAAGGTCAATTCCATGACGCCGACCGGCAATACGAACGTGACCATCGGCATGGCGTGGGCCTGGCACGCATTGACCAAGCAGAGCGTGCTGACGGAGGCCTCTGATGAGGCCGAGGATCTAGAAAAGATCGTCATCCTGTTAACGGACGGCGACAATACGGAGAATCGTTGGGGAGGCCCCGATCCGAGAGATGGGAACGACCCCTCGATGGATACTCGCACGGCGCAAGCGTGCGAGGCCTTCAAAGTCTCCGGTGAGCGACGAACGATTTATAGCGTACGCGTGATTAACGGCAACGCTGACCTACTGAGGAATTGTGCAACGAAAGAAGCCTACTTCTACGACGTGAAAAACGCGTCGCAGTTGAGCACGGCTTTCGTCGCCATCGCGCAAAACCTGACGAAGCTGGCGATTACTCAATAG
- the clpS gene encoding ATP-dependent Clp protease adapter ClpS, whose translation MRAAAPTLTQRPPRAADDDKPRRGGAGGPGTAIITKTRTQTKKPSLYRVLLLNDDYTPMEFVVHILERFFNKDRETASRIMMHVHQNGVGECGVFTYEVAETKVTQVMDFARKHQHPLQCVMEKK comes from the coding sequence ATGCGCGCGGCAGCACCTACCTTGACCCAGCGTCCGCCTCGAGCGGCCGACGACGACAAGCCGCGTCGCGGCGGTGCCGGCGGTCCCGGAACCGCGATCATTACCAAAACCCGAACGCAGACGAAGAAACCGAGTCTGTACCGGGTTCTGCTACTAAATGACGACTACACTCCGATGGAGTTCGTCGTTCATATTCTCGAGCGCTTTTTCAATAAGGACCGTGAAACGGCGAGCCGTATCATGATGCACGTGCATCAGAACGGTGTCGGCGAATGCGGTGTCTTCACTTACGAAGTTGCCGAAACCAAAGTGACCCAAGTTATGGACTTCGCCCGAAAGCATCAGCATCCGTTGCAATGCGTAATGGAAAAAAAGTAA
- the clpA gene encoding ATP-dependent Clp protease ATP-binding subunit ClpA — MPTFSRSLEQSLHRALALANERHHEYATLEHLLLALIDDQDAAAVMRACNVDLEKLRRNLTSYCETELDNLIVDGGEDSKPTAGFQRVIQRAVIHVQSSGREEVTGANVLVAIFAERESHAAYFLQEQDMTRYDAVNYISHGIAKRAGMSEARPARGVDEETEGKNGNGEEGKKKGDALEAYCVNLNKKAREGKIDPLIGRESEINRTIQVLCRRQKNNPLYVGDPGVGKTAIAEGLARRIINDEVPEVLRDSTVFSLDMGTLLAGTRYRGDFEERLKQVIKEVEAHPGAILFIDEIHTVIGAGATSGGAMDASNLLKPALAAGTVRCIGSTTYKEYRQYFEKDRALVRRFQKIDVAEPTIPDAIEIMKGLKPYFEDYHRLKYTNEAIKAAVELSARYIHDRKLPDKAIDVIDESGAAQMLLPENRRKKTIGIKEIETTIATMARIPPKTVSKDDAEVLQHLESTLQRVVYGQNTAITALSAAIKLARAGLREPEKPIGCYLFSGPTGVGKTEVAKQLAATLGVEMLRFDMSEYMERHTVSRLIGAPPGYVGFDQGGLLTDGVDQHPHCVLLLDEIEKAHPDLYNVLLQIMDHGKLTDHNGKQVDFRNVILIMTTNAGASDMAKAAYGFTRSKREGDDVEAINRLFAPEFRNRLDAIITFAHLPQEVIAKVVDKFVLQLEAQLADRNITIELSEDASKWLIERGYDQLMGARPMARVIQEYIKKPLADEVLFGKLKGGGHVRVVVEKEETGIEKLGFEYLDGPVMPKQEKLPEPRRTKAKPKRRPPRGGGSAPKTPPKGGGGDGAKRSSVPKLPLAKV; from the coding sequence ATGCCGACTTTCTCCCGCAGTCTCGAACAATCTCTCCATCGCGCATTGGCGTTGGCGAATGAGCGCCACCACGAATACGCGACACTCGAGCACCTGCTCTTAGCGCTGATCGATGATCAGGACGCGGCAGCCGTCATGCGCGCCTGCAACGTCGATCTCGAAAAGCTGCGCCGCAATCTAACGTCATATTGCGAGACCGAACTCGACAATCTCATCGTCGATGGTGGCGAAGACTCCAAGCCGACTGCCGGCTTCCAGCGCGTCATCCAGCGTGCCGTGATCCATGTTCAATCGTCGGGTCGCGAAGAAGTGACCGGCGCCAATGTGCTCGTCGCGATCTTCGCCGAGCGCGAAAGCCATGCCGCTTACTTCCTGCAGGAGCAGGACATGACGCGCTACGACGCCGTCAACTACATCAGCCACGGCATCGCCAAGCGCGCCGGCATGTCGGAAGCCCGCCCTGCCCGCGGCGTCGACGAAGAGACCGAAGGCAAGAACGGCAATGGCGAGGAAGGCAAGAAGAAGGGCGACGCCCTCGAAGCCTACTGCGTCAACCTCAATAAGAAGGCGCGTGAAGGCAAGATCGACCCGTTGATCGGCCGCGAGAGCGAGATCAACCGGACGATCCAGGTCCTCTGCCGCCGCCAGAAGAACAACCCGCTCTACGTCGGTGATCCGGGCGTCGGTAAGACGGCGATCGCCGAAGGTCTCGCGCGCCGCATCATCAACGACGAGGTGCCGGAGGTCCTCCGCGACTCCACGGTCTTCTCGCTCGACATGGGCACGCTGCTTGCCGGCACGCGCTATCGCGGCGACTTCGAAGAGCGCCTCAAGCAAGTGATCAAGGAAGTCGAAGCGCATCCGGGCGCGATCCTGTTCATCGACGAGATCCACACCGTGATCGGCGCCGGCGCGACCTCCGGCGGCGCGATGGACGCATCGAACCTACTCAAGCCTGCGCTTGCGGCCGGCACGGTTCGCTGCATCGGTTCGACGACCTACAAGGAGTATCGCCAGTACTTCGAGAAGGATCGCGCGCTGGTCCGCCGCTTCCAGAAGATCGACGTCGCCGAGCCAACCATCCCGGATGCGATCGAGATCATGAAGGGCCTCAAGCCCTACTTCGAGGACTATCACCGCCTGAAATACACCAACGAGGCCATCAAGGCCGCCGTTGAACTTTCGGCGCGTTACATCCACGACCGCAAGCTGCCGGATAAGGCGATCGACGTGATCGACGAGTCGGGCGCCGCGCAGATGCTGCTGCCCGAAAACCGGCGCAAGAAGACGATCGGCATCAAGGAGATCGAAACAACGATCGCCACGATGGCGCGCATTCCGCCGAAGACGGTCTCGAAGGACGACGCCGAGGTGCTTCAGCATCTCGAGTCGACTCTCCAGCGCGTCGTCTACGGACAGAACACCGCGATCACCGCCCTCTCGGCCGCCATCAAGCTGGCACGCGCCGGCCTGCGCGAACCCGAAAAGCCGATCGGCTGCTACCTCTTCTCCGGCCCGACCGGCGTCGGCAAGACGGAAGTCGCCAAGCAGCTTGCCGCCACGCTCGGCGTAGAGATGCTGCGCTTCGACATGTCGGAATACATGGAGCGCCACACGGTCTCGCGTCTCATTGGCGCGCCTCCGGGTTATGTCGGCTTCGATCAAGGCGGCCTACTGACCGACGGCGTCGACCAGCATCCGCACTGCGTCCTCCTCCTCGACGAAATCGAGAAGGCGCATCCGGATCTCTACAACGTGCTCCTGCAGATCATGGATCACGGCAAGCTGACCGATCACAACGGCAAGCAGGTCGACTTCCGCAACGTCATCCTCATCATGACGACGAATGCGGGCGCGTCCGACATGGCAAAGGCGGCTTACGGCTTCACGCGCTCGAAGCGTGAGGGCGACGACGTCGAGGCAATCAACCGCCTCTTCGCGCCGGAATTCCGCAACCGTCTCGACGCGATCATCACCTTCGCGCATCTGCCGCAGGAGGTCATCGCGAAGGTGGTCGACAAGTTCGTGCTGCAGCTTGAGGCGCAACTCGCCGACCGCAACATCACGATCGAGCTGTCGGAAGATGCATCGAAGTGGCTGATCGAGCGCGGCTATGATCAGCTGATGGGCGCGCGGCCGATGGCGCGCGTGATCCAGGAATACATCAAAAAACCGCTCGCCGACGAGGTACTCTTCGGCAAGCTCAAGGGCGGCGGCCATGTCCGCGTCGTCGTCGAGAAGGAAGAGACCGGCATCGAGAAGCTCGGCTTCGAATATCTCGACGGGCCGGTGATGCCGAAGCAGGAGAAGCTTCCGGAGCCACGCCGCACCAAGGCCAAGCCGAAGCGCCGGCCGCCGCGTGGCGGAGGCTCCGCGCCGAAGACGCCGCCGAAGGGCGGCGGCGGAGACGGAGCAAAACGCAGCAGCGTTCCGAAACTGCCGCTCGCGAAGGTCTAA
- a CDS encoding rhodanese-like domain-containing protein, which yields MPQKITLGYKKMVEDAEKEIETLPIEEAIKLHGRDDVVLVDIRDPRELERDGKVPGAFHATRGMLEFWIDPESPYAKEQFQQDKKYVFFCAGGLRSALAAHTAHKMGLKPVAHIKGGFGAWKKNGGPVEAYVPKSKG from the coding sequence ATGCCCCAGAAAATCACGCTCGGTTACAAGAAGATGGTCGAAGATGCCGAGAAGGAGATCGAAACGCTCCCGATCGAGGAGGCCATCAAGCTGCATGGGCGTGACGACGTCGTGCTCGTCGACATCCGCGATCCGCGCGAGCTCGAGCGCGACGGCAAAGTCCCCGGAGCCTTCCACGCGACGCGCGGGATGCTGGAGTTTTGGATCGATCCGGAAAGTCCGTATGCGAAAGAGCAGTTCCAACAGGACAAAAAATACGTGTTCTTCTGCGCGGGTGGCCTGCGCTCAGCGCTCGCCGCGCATACGGCGCACAAGATGGGCTTGAAGCCGGTCGCGCATATCAAGGGCGGTTTCGGCGCTTGGAAGAAGAACGGCGGCCCGGTCGAGGCTTATGTGCCGAAGAGTAAGGGCTGA